A genomic region of Dioscorea cayenensis subsp. rotundata cultivar TDr96_F1 chromosome 25, TDr96_F1_v2_PseudoChromosome.rev07_lg8_w22 25.fasta, whole genome shotgun sequence contains the following coding sequences:
- the LOC120252992 gene encoding auxin response factor 17 — MAPPRERRSLDRSVWAACAGVSVQIPTVGSLVYYFPQGHCEQASSPPDFSSVAFGKPYILARVTAVGYLADADTDEVYARISLDPRVSLSGSPGCSAESSLDDLEDGGRVRSFPKILTPSDANNGGGFSVPRYCADSIFPPLDFDADPPVQALNVRDVHGVAWEFRHIYRGTPRRHLLTTGWSKFVNVKKLVAGDSVVFVCDAAGELFVGIRRNTGRNICPPIGYSLQSGENAVKREAIWRCSKGRVPPESVVEAVKRAEMGLPFEVAYYPMAGSPEFVVAMEKVRAAMGVQWTAGMQIKMAVDTENLSRMTWYQGTVSGAALQDQWPRSGSPWRMLQITWDEPEVLQHVKHVSPWQVELVSDSRQSHTSYSAMKKPRVSQTTGLFSESENKVMFAMSGLNSAMVGNFTPLHMTQNTFPAGMQGARHDPTRVFSLPTYLPNNSSDMYTSNLCGITVPPKSVDASTELHLGSAQSESSSPQSQGSILSNGRDVFGKPSCNPSKKTTILLFGHTITSEQPLDMDYAKYKEAQGMGVLSA, encoded by the exons atggCGCCGCCGCGGGAGCGCCGATCGCTAGATCGTAGCGTCTGGGCAGCGTGTGCCGGTGTCTCCGTCCAGATCCCCACCGTCGGATCCCTCGTCTACTATTTCCCTCAGGGCCACTGCGAGCAGGCTTCTTCACCGCCGGACTTCTCCTCCGTCGCGTTCGGGAAACCCTACATCCTCGCCCGTGTCACCGCTGTCGGTTACCTTGCCGACGCCGACACCGACGAGGTCTATGCTCGGATCTCACTCGACCCGCGTGTATCCTTGTCCGGATCCCCCGGATGCTCGGCTGAGTCCTCACTGGATGATTTGGAGGATGGTGGTAGAGTGAGGTCGTTCCCGAAGATCCTGACGCCCAGCGATGCGAACAACGGTGGTGGATTCTCGGTTCCGAGGTACTGTGCTGACTCTATCTTCCCGCCCCTTGATTTCGATGCCGATCCACCGGTGCAGGCCCTCAACGTGCGCGATGTCCATGGCGTCGCCTGGGAGTTCCGGCATATCTATCGTGGTACCCCTCGCCGTCACTTGCTCACCACCGGCTGGAGCAAATTCGTCAATGTTAAGAAGCTCGTCGCTGGTGATTCGGTTGTTTTCGTCTGTGACGCTGCCGGCGAGCTCTTTGTTGGTATTCGGCGTAATACGGGGAGGAACATCTGCCCCCCAATTGGTTACAGCTTGCAAAGTGGAGAGAATGCTGTGAAACGAGAGGCGATTTGGAGGTGCAGTAAGGGGAGAGTGCCTCCGGAGTCTGTGGTGGAAGCTGTGAAGAGAGCTGAGATGGGGTTGCCCTTTGAGGTGGCGTATTACCCCATGGCTGGATCGCCGGAATTTGTGGTGGCGATGGAGAAGGTGCGGGCGGCGATGGGGGTACAATGGACCGCGGGGATGCAGATCAAAATGGCCGTGGACACTGAGAATTTATCGCGTATGACGTGGTACCAAGGGACTGTGAGCGGCGCTGCCCTGCAAGATCAGTGGCCCCGGTCGGGATCACCATGGCGGATGCTTCAG ATCACTTGGGATGAACCAGAGGTTCTGCAACATGTAAAACATGTTAGCCCATGGCAGGTGGAGCTAGTGTCAGACAGCCGTCAGTCACATACCTCATATTCAGCTATGAAGAAGCCTAGAGTTTCTCAGACTACTGGGTTATTCAGTGAAAGCGAAAACAAAGTTATGTTTGCAATGTCAGGACTCAACAGTGCAATGGTGGGGAACTTCACCCCATTGCATATGACTCAGAACACATTTCCTGCTGGCATGCAGGGAGCCAGGCATGATCCCACTAGGGTATTCAGTTTACCTACTTACTTACCGAACAATTCCTCTGACATGTATACCAGCAACCTCTGTGGCATTACCGTACCACCAAAGTCAGTTGATGCCTCCACAGAACTGCACCTTGGGAGTGCACAATCAGAGAGCTCATCCCCACAAAGCCAAGGAAGCATCTTATCCAATGGAAGGGATGTTTTTGGCAAACCATCTTGCAATCCAAGCAAGAAAACTACAATTCTGTTGTTTGGTCACACAATTACATCAGAACAACCGCTTGATATGGATTATGCAAAGTACAAAGAAGCTCAAG GCATGGGTGTGCTTTCTGCTTGA
- the LOC120252958 gene encoding long chain acyl-CoA synthetase 9, chloroplastic-like — MNPYLVGLFVPLIFSVVLRKQRKEKKRGVPVEVGGEPGYAVRNYRFTSPVETTHEGVSTIPELFEHSCKLYSDHHLFGSRKLIARETEVSPDGRSFEKLHLGSYDWKSYSQAFEAVCSFASGLVNLGHAKGERVAIFSDTRAEWQIALQGCFRRNITVVTIYASLGEEALCHSLNETEVSTVVCGPKELKKLIDISGQLDTVKRVIYMDDEDVSIELSSAKTKTPWTITSFIEVEKLGHENPVEADLPVASDIAVIMYTSGSTGLPKGVMMTHGNVLSTVSAVMTIVPSIGCKDVYLAYLPLAHVLELAAEAVMVAAGCSIGYGSPLTLTDTSNKIKKGTKGDASVLGPTLMTAVPAILDRVRDGVRKNVDAKGGLAKKLFDIGYSRRLSAINGSWFGAWGLEKILWDFVVFRKVRAILGGQIRFMLSGGAPLSGDTQRFINICLGAPIGQGYGLTETCAGGSFSAYDDTSVGRVGAPLPCSFIKLIDWPEGGYLITDSPMPRGEIVIGGPNVTAGYFKNEEKTREVYKVDEKGMRWFYTGDIGRFHSDGCLEIIDRKKDIVKLQHGEYVSLGKVESALIVSPYVDNIMLHADPFHSYCVALVVAAPQAIENWAHSKGITFSDFEELCQKEETVKEVHASLVKAAKQARLEKFEIPARIKLLSQPWTPESGLVTAALKLKREVIRKAYAEDLAKFYA, encoded by the exons ATGAATCCTTATCTTGTTGGCCTGTTTGTCCCATTGATATTCTCTGTGGTTCTGCGAAAGCAAAGGAAAGAGAAGAAGCGCGGTGTGCCTGTGGAGGTTGGTGGTGAACCTGGTTATGCTGTCCGAAACTACCGTTTCACTTCCCCTGTGGAAACTACCCATGAAGGGGTGTCTACCATTCCGGAGCTGTTTGAGCATTCATGCAAGTTGTATTCTGATCATCATTTGTTTGGTTCACGGAAGCTGATTGCGAGGGAAACAGAAGTTTCTCCAGATGGGAGATCTTTTGAGAAGCTTCACTTGGGGAGTTATGACTGGAAGAGCTACAGTCAAGCCTTCGAGGCTGTTTGCAGCTTTGCTTCTGGTTTGGTAAATCTAGGCCATGCTAAGGGTGAGCGAGTCGCAATCTTCTCTGACACACGGGCGGAGTGGCAGATTGCCTTACAG GGTTGTTTCAGAAGAAATATTACAGTTGTCACTATCTATGCATCCTTGGGGGAGGAAGCTCTATGCCATTCATTGAATGAG ACGGAGGTTTCCACTGTCGTTTGTGGACCTAAGGAGCTGAAAAAGCTGATTGATATTAGCGGACAACTTGACACAGTAAAACGTGTGATTTACATGGACGATGAGGATGTCTCAATTGAACTCTCATCAGCCAAAACAAAAACCCCATGGACTATTACGTCTTTCATTGAAGTAGAGAAACTGGGCCATGAAAATCCAGTTGAGGCTGATCTGCCTGTTGCATCTGACATTGCTGTGATCATGTATACAAGTGGAAGCACTGGTTTGCCGAAG GGTGTGATGATGACGCATGGAAATGTTCTTTCCACGGTTTCGGCAGTCATGACTATTGTTCCTTCAATTGGTTGTAAAGATGTTTATTTGGCGTACTTGCCACTAGCTCATGTTCTCGAGTTAGCAGCTGAG GCTGTGATGGTTGCTGCTGGGTGTTCTATAGGATATGGATCACCCTTGACTCTCACCGATACTTCAAACAAGATCAAGAAGGGAACTAAGGGTGATGCTTCAGTCTTAGGACCAACATTAATGACAGCGGTACCTGCTATCCTTGATCGAGTTCGAGATGGCGTGCGCAAAAAT GTTGATGCAAAGGGCGGTCTCGCTAAAAAGTTGTTTGATATTGGATATAGCAGAAGATTGAGTGCGATAAATGGAAGCTGGTTTGGAGCATGGGGCCTTGAGAAAATCCTATGGGATTTTGTGGTCTTTAGGAAAGTTCGAGCAATTTTAGGGGGTCAAATACGTTTCATGCTGTCGGGTGGGGCTCCTCTATCTGGGGATACACAAAGATTTATCAACATATGCCTTGG GGCCCCTATCGGACAAGGGTACGGGCTCACTGAGACTTGCGCCGGTGGATCATTTTCCGCGTATGATGACACGTCTGTCGGCCGTGTTGGTGCTCCACTTCCTTGCTCATTTATTAAG TTAATTGATTGGCCAGAAGGTGGATATTTAATTACTGATTCACCAATGCCTAGAGGAGAGATAGTTATAGGTGGCCCTAATGTCACTGCCGGATATttcaagaatgaagaaaaaacaagagaagTCTACAAG gTTGACGAGAAGGGAATGCGGTGGTTCTACACCGGTGACATTGGCCGATTTCACTCTGATGGTTGCCTTGAAATTATCGATCGGAAGAAAGATATAGTGAAACTCCAACATGGTGAATATGTTTCACTTGGAAAG GTTGAGTCTGCTCTTATTGTGAGCCCATATGTCGACAACATTATGCTCCATGCCGATCCTTTCCATAGTTACTGTGTAGCTCTGGTTGTGGCTGCACCACAAGCTATCGAAAATTGGGCTCACAGTAAAGGAATCACATTCAGTGATTTCGAAGAACTATGCCAAAAGGAAGAAACTGTGAAAGAAGTCCATGCATCATTAGTCAAG GCCGCGAAACAAGCACGTTTGGAGAAATTTGAGATTCCGGCGAGGATCAAATTGCTGTCTCAGCCATGGACACCGGAGTCGGGCCTCGTCACGGCAGCGCTCAAGCTCAAAAGAGAGGTCATTAGAAAGGCATATGCTGAAGATCTGGCTAAGTTTTATGCTTGA
- the LOC120252932 gene encoding aldehyde oxidase GLOX-like, with amino-acid sequence MAITISLSLLLLLIFLSTFSSISYSQYPPSIAGNWKLLQSSLGISAMHMQVLPGDKLLVFDRTDFGPSNISLPAGHCRQDPSDLALTTDCTAHSILLDLPSLSLRPLSILTDTWCSSGSLLPNSSFFQSGGFNDGDHTIRLFTSDSDWSETSSYLSARRWYSTNQLLPDGRVIIIGGRRQFNYEFFPKDHIRPLTSFPFLDETRDGDAENNLYPFVHLLPDGTLFVFANTRVVLLDLSHNGYPLRHLPAIPDAVPRNYPSSGSSVLLPLRPPSHSPEILICGGAPRGSFQAALNGTFYPAARTCGRIYPLDQNPTWAMEEMPTARVMGDMVVLPTGDVLLVNGAAAGTAGWELARDPVTVPVLYNPNKPAGNRFGLMNRSPIPRLYHSSAVLDAYGRVLVGGSNPHVCYNFTNVMFPTELSLEAFHPPYLSASLDGLRPEVVAVWAGERGGGSGQVPATVVGYGEEMGVRFTVKGRKVGGEVVEVVVVVPAFGTHSFGMNQRVVVLEGGRDEQVAPYVYEVMVKAPPSPEVAPPGYYMMFVLHAGVPGRGLWVKIQRRDVIT; translated from the coding sequence atgGCGATCACCATCTCCctctctcttctcctcctcctcatctttcTCTCCACATTCTCATCCATTTCCTACTCTCAATACCCTCCGTCCATCGCTGGCAACTGGAAGCTACTCCAGTCAAGCCTCGGCATCTCAGCCATGCACATGCAGGTCCTCCCCGGCGACAAGCTCCTCGTTTTTGACCGCACCGACTTCGGCCCTTCCAACATCTCCTTACCCGCCGGCCACTGCCGGCAAGACCCTTCCGACCTCGCTCTCACCACCGACTGCACCGCTCACTCCATCCTCCTCGACCTCCCTTCCCTTTCTCTCCGTCCTCTCTCCATCCTCACCGACACCTGGTGCTCCTCCGGCTCCCTCCTCCCCAACTCCTCCTTCTTCCAGTCCGGTGGCTTCAACGACGGCGATCACACCATCCGTCTCTTCACCTCCGACTCCGACTGGTCCGAAACCTCCTCCTATCTCTCCGCCCGCCGCTGGTACTCCACCAATCAACTCCTCCCTGACGGCCGAGTCATCATCATCGGCGGCCGCCGCCAGTTCAACTACGAGTTCTTCCCTAAAGATCACATCCGGCCATTAACGTCCTTCCCTTTCTTGGACGAGACCCGCGACGGCGACGCCGAGAACAACCTCTATCCTTTCGTCCATCTCCTCCCGGACGGCACTCTCTTCGTCTTCGCCAACACGCGCGTTGTCCTCCTCGACCTCTCCCACAATGGTTACCCTCTCCGTCACCTTCCGGCGATCCCCGACGCCGTGCCAAGAAACTACCCAAGCTCCGGCTCATCCGTCTTGCTCCCTCTCCGTCCACCCTCTCACTCCCCGGAGATCCTCATCTGCGGCGGCGCTCCTCGTGGGTCCTTCCAAGCAGCGCTGAACGGCACGTTCTATCCGGCGGCGCGCACGTGCGGGAGGATCTATCCGCTGGACCAGAACCCCACGTGGGCTATGGAGGAAATGCCGACCGCACGTGTGATGGGCGACATGGTTGTCCTTCCGACAGGCGATGTGCTCTTGGTGAACGGCGCGGCGGCGGGGACGGCCGGGTGGGAGCTGGCTAGAGACCCGGTCACCGTCCCGGTTCTTTACAACCCAAACAAACCGGCCGGAAACCGGTTCGGGCTCATGAACCGGTCTCCGATACCGAGGCTGTATCACTCGTCGGCGGTTCTGGACGCGTACGGACGGGTGCTCGTCGGCGGGAGCAACCCGCACGTGTGCTATAACTTCACCAACGTGATGTTCCCGACGGAGTTGAGCTTGGAGGCGTTTCACCCGCCGTATTTGAGTGCGAGTCTTGATGGTCTCCGGCCGGAGGTGGTTGCAGTGTGGGCCGGAGAAAGGGGAGGGGGGTCCGGCCAGGTTCCGGCGACGGTGGTGGGGTATGGGGAGGAGATGGGGGTGAGGTTTACGGTGAAGGGGAGGAAGGTGGGAGGAGAAGtagtggaggtggtggtggtggtgccgGCGTTTGGTACGCACTCGTTTGGGATGAACCAAAGAGTGGTGGTGTTGGAAGGAGGAAGGGATGAGCAGGTGGCGCCGTACGTTTATGAGGTGATGGTTAAAGCGCCGCCATCGCCGGAGGTGGCGCCGCCGGGGTACTACATGATGTTTGTATTACATGCAGGGGTTCCTGGACGTGGACTTTGGGTCAAGATCCAGCGCAGAGATGTGATCACGTGa